A genomic window from Chitinophaga pollutisoli includes:
- the dnaK gene encoding molecular chaperone DnaK, producing MGKIIGIDLGTTNSCVAVMEGNEPVVIANDEGRRTTPSVVAFLKNGERKVGDPAKRQAITNPVNTIMSVKRFMGRHFDEVSNELSHVSYKVVKGDNNTTRIDIDGRPYTPQEISAMILQKMKKTAEDYLGQEVTEAVITVPAYFNDAQRQATKEAGEIAGLTVRRIINEPTAAALAYGMDKKHQDSMIAVFDLGGGTFDVSILELGDGVFEVKSTNGDTHLGGDDFDKVIMDWLADDFKKDEAVDLHKDPMAWQRLKEAAEKAKIELSSSQETEINLPYITAVDGVPKHLVKKLTRAKFEQLSDSLVERTLEPCRKALSDAGIEVSKIDEVILVGGSTRIPRIQEVVEKFFGKKPNRGVNPDEVVAVGAAIQGGVLTGEVKDVLLLDVTPLSLGIETMGGVMTKLIESNTTIPTKKSEVFSTAADSQPSVEIHVLQGERPMASQNRTLGRFILNDIPPAPRGVPKIEVVFDIDANGILHVTAKDQGTGKSQNIRIEAGSGLNKDEIEKMKAEAKANEAEDKAAREKIEKINQADSLIFQTEKQLKEYGDKIPADKKAPIEAALEKLREAQKTQDIAQIEAASTELNTAWTAASEELYKASQAQGGANGGPEQAGQQQQGGQQGTNGDTVTDAEFEEVK from the coding sequence ATGGGAAAAATCATAGGTATTGACTTAGGTACTACCAACTCTTGCGTTGCCGTAATGGAAGGCAACGAACCGGTAGTGATCGCCAATGACGAAGGGCGCCGTACCACCCCTTCGGTTGTGGCTTTTTTGAAGAACGGAGAAAGAAAGGTGGGCGACCCCGCCAAGCGCCAGGCCATCACCAATCCCGTTAACACCATCATGTCGGTAAAACGTTTCATGGGCCGTCATTTTGACGAGGTTTCCAATGAGCTGAGCCACGTGAGCTACAAAGTGGTAAAGGGCGACAACAACACTACCCGCATCGATATAGACGGCAGGCCATATACTCCGCAGGAGATTTCTGCTATGATCCTTCAGAAAATGAAGAAAACGGCAGAGGATTACCTCGGGCAGGAAGTAACCGAAGCGGTGATCACCGTTCCGGCTTACTTTAACGACGCTCAGCGCCAGGCAACCAAAGAAGCCGGCGAGATCGCGGGCCTCACCGTTCGCCGTATCATCAACGAACCTACCGCCGCCGCACTGGCGTATGGTATGGATAAAAAACACCAGGACAGCATGATCGCCGTGTTCGACCTCGGTGGCGGTACCTTCGACGTGTCCATCCTCGAACTGGGTGATGGCGTGTTTGAGGTGAAATCCACCAACGGCGACACCCACCTGGGCGGCGACGACTTCGATAAAGTGATCATGGACTGGCTGGCAGACGACTTCAAGAAAGACGAAGCCGTTGACCTGCACAAAGATCCCATGGCATGGCAGCGCCTGAAAGAGGCCGCTGAAAAAGCGAAGATCGAACTGTCTTCTTCCCAGGAAACCGAAATCAACCTGCCTTACATCACGGCTGTTGACGGCGTTCCCAAGCACCTGGTGAAGAAACTGACCCGCGCTAAATTCGAACAGCTGAGCGATAGCCTGGTGGAAAGAACACTGGAGCCTTGCCGTAAAGCATTGTCCGACGCAGGTATCGAAGTCAGCAAAATCGACGAAGTGATACTGGTGGGCGGTTCTACCCGTATCCCCCGTATCCAGGAAGTAGTAGAGAAATTCTTCGGTAAAAAGCCGAACAGGGGCGTAAACCCCGACGAAGTGGTGGCTGTAGGTGCGGCTATCCAGGGCGGCGTACTCACCGGTGAGGTGAAAGATGTGCTGCTGCTCGACGTTACCCCGCTTTCCCTCGGTATCGAAACCATGGGCGGCGTGATGACGAAGCTGATCGAATCCAACACCACCATCCCCACGAAAAAGAGCGAAGTGTTCTCTACCGCGGCCGATAGCCAGCCGAGCGTAGAAATCCATGTACTGCAAGGCGAGCGCCCCATGGCCAGCCAGAACAGGACGCTGGGCCGCTTCATCCTCAACGATATCCCGCCCGCACCGCGTGGCGTGCCCAAGATCGAAGTGGTGTTCGACATCGACGCCAACGGCATTCTGCACGTGACCGCGAAAGACCAGGGCACCGGCAAATCTCAGAACATCCGCATCGAAGCCGGCAGCGGCCTCAATAAGGATGAAATCGAAAAGATGAAAGCCGAGGCCAAGGCCAACGAAGCGGAAGATAAAGCAGCACGCGAAAAGATCGAGAAGATCAACCAGGCAGACAGCCTGATCTTCCAGACCGAAAAGCAGCTGAAAGAGTACGGCGATAAAATCCCCGCTGATAAAAAAGCGCCGATCGAAGCCGCACTGGAAAAACTGCGCGAAGCGCAAAAGACCCAGGACATTGCGCAGATCGAAGCTGCTTCGACCGAGCTGAACACTGCCTGGACAGCCGCTTCCGAAGAGCTCTACAAAGCATCCCAGGCACAGGGCGGCGCCAATGGCGGACCCGAACAAGCCGGCCAGCAACAGCAGGGCGGCCAACAAGGCACAAACGGCGACACAGTGACGGACGCGGAATTTGAAGAAGTGAAATAA
- a CDS encoding OmpA family protein: MKKTMLRWVICAMTASPLLSVAQSTDPAPNKHSSLFGGGGMSYRTFSLGINGGVTAPSVLIGGSNDFTKSKVGYGYGAYAKWQLLHFFALRADYMGGRIQGDQSRDLGNGRPPGRDVESFETRLKYTATLSGVFNFASINWAYRKPIAQLYASVGGGLAGYSPRITPPGGSETEYKTDGNIKELIIPVGAGIKFRLNDFMNLDLGYTMNFLDADNFDGFNYGPSKDRFSYGYAGLEFALGARTKPQLQWHNGPAIMYDDMLAQRDQLRLELEAEKNNNAKLAADVAKLQVDSDGDGVSDIFDKCPNTPAGDRVDGSGCSLPKPDTARPVQVIITDDDRRLVRNAIDNLEFETGKSNIRPKSHASLDEVAALLIRKNLSLKLAGHTDNTGNRALNMRLSKDRAESVKSYLVGKGVNPSRIEATGYGQDQPIASNKTAAGRQQNRRVEFTIY; this comes from the coding sequence ATGAAAAAAACCATGTTACGGTGGGTCATTTGCGCCATGACCGCCTCTCCCCTGCTTAGTGTCGCCCAATCCACCGACCCCGCCCCCAATAAACACAGCAGCCTCTTCGGCGGCGGTGGCATGAGTTACCGGACCTTCTCCCTCGGCATCAATGGCGGTGTTACCGCACCCTCCGTGCTCATCGGAGGCAGCAACGATTTCACCAAATCCAAAGTAGGATATGGCTACGGCGCCTACGCCAAATGGCAGCTGCTGCACTTCTTCGCCCTCCGCGCCGATTATATGGGCGGGCGCATCCAGGGCGACCAGAGCCGCGATCTCGGCAATGGGCGCCCCCCGGGCCGCGACGTTGAGTCGTTCGAAACACGGCTGAAATACACCGCCACCCTTTCCGGCGTGTTCAATTTCGCTTCCATCAACTGGGCCTACCGCAAACCCATCGCCCAGCTGTACGCGTCCGTGGGCGGCGGACTGGCCGGCTATAGCCCCAGGATCACGCCGCCCGGCGGCTCCGAAACGGAGTATAAAACCGACGGGAATATCAAGGAACTCATCATCCCCGTTGGCGCTGGCATCAAATTCAGGCTCAACGACTTCATGAACCTCGACCTCGGGTACACCATGAACTTCCTCGATGCCGACAACTTCGACGGGTTTAATTACGGCCCCTCCAAGGACCGCTTCTCCTACGGCTACGCCGGCCTCGAATTCGCCCTCGGCGCCCGCACAAAGCCCCAGCTGCAGTGGCATAACGGTCCGGCAATCATGTACGACGACATGCTTGCCCAACGCGATCAACTCCGCCTGGAACTCGAAGCCGAGAAGAACAACAACGCCAAACTGGCCGCTGATGTAGCAAAACTGCAGGTAGACAGCGATGGGGACGGGGTTTCCGATATTTTCGACAAATGCCCGAATACGCCTGCCGGCGACAGGGTAGACGGATCCGGTTGCTCCCTGCCCAAGCCCGACACTGCCCGCCCCGTTCAGGTGATTATCACCGACGACGACCGCCGGCTCGTGCGGAACGCCATCGACAACCTGGAGTTTGAGACCGGCAAATCCAATATCCGGCCCAAATCCCACGCCTCGCTCGACGAAGTGGCGGCGCTCCTCATCCGCAAAAACCTTAGCCTCAAACTGGCCGGGCATACTGACAATACCGGCAACCGCGCCCTCAATATGCGGCTGTCCAAAGACCGGGCGGAGTCCGTGAAATCCTACCTCGTCGGCAAGGGTGTGAACCCCAGCCGCATTGAAGCCACCGGTTACGGCCAGGATCAGCCCATTGCTTCCAATAAAACGGCGGCAGGCCGGCAACAGAACCGCCGCGTCGAATTCACCATCTACTAA
- a CDS encoding porin family protein, whose protein sequence is MKNSVLLVLTVCLLSVAARAQQVNFGLKGGLNVAKFTNVDRTKARAGIYFGGFARVGLTENWSIQPELVYSGQGFVADPPIIENHTVAVNYINLPIMAQYHFIPEFYLEAGPQIGFKVAAKVKNDGNSFDVGENYRGVDLGLGFGLGYDFDFGLGVNARYNFGLTNAADGDDKHANSVAQFGVSYTFGKFRLKK, encoded by the coding sequence ATGAAAAATTCAGTTCTCTTAGTCCTGACTGTATGCCTCTTATCCGTGGCTGCCCGAGCCCAGCAAGTTAATTTCGGGCTTAAGGGTGGTCTTAACGTTGCCAAATTCACGAATGTAGACAGAACCAAAGCCCGCGCGGGCATCTATTTCGGCGGATTCGCGCGGGTAGGTCTCACCGAAAACTGGAGCATCCAGCCGGAGCTGGTGTATTCCGGCCAGGGGTTTGTCGCCGACCCTCCAATCATCGAAAACCATACGGTTGCCGTGAATTATATCAACCTGCCCATCATGGCGCAGTATCATTTCATACCCGAATTCTACCTGGAAGCCGGTCCGCAGATTGGGTTCAAAGTAGCCGCCAAAGTGAAAAACGACGGTAATTCCTTCGACGTGGGCGAAAATTACCGGGGCGTGGATCTGGGCCTGGGCTTCGGTCTTGGGTATGATTTCGATTTTGGTTTGGGTGTAAACGCACGATATAATTTCGGGCTCACCAACGCTGCCGACGGCGATGACAAGCACGCCAATTCCGTAGCGCAGTTCGGCGTATCCTACACCTTCGGCAAGTTCCGCCTGAAAAAATAA
- the argS gene encoding arginine--tRNA ligase, which yields MSVVASIKQAAAAAVRALYQQPFTAADVSVNTTKPEFEGEYTIVVFPFTKFSRQKPEETGQALGAWLAENHPDLVAGFNVVKGFLNLTVHDQFWTAFVQEAHHNVNVGQQPANGKKVMVEYSSPNTNKPLHLGHLRNNFLGFSVSEILKANGNEVIKANLVNDRGIHICKSMLAWQLFAHGDTPESTGIKGDHLVGDYYVHFESILRDQAEPIISRVLEGNFKDFEGEQLERITKLHTALHKPEVQNDAEKSGKIKDEIKELSRNRTEIMQQAKIMLQQWEAGNPEVRALWQTMNSWVYEGFEKTYQRLGIDFDKMYFESNTYLLGKDVVEEGLRKGVFFKKADNSVWIDLTADGLDEKLVLRGDGTSVYITQDIGTARLKYDDYQMDQSIYVVADEQNYHFKVLKLIMQKLGEPSADGIAHLSYGMVELPHGRMKSREGTVVDADDLVEEMVSTAARYTEELGKVKDFTEEELRELYETIGLGAMKFFLLKVDPKKKMVFNPEESIDIHGFTGPFIQYSHARIRSILREFSAEDLASLASYRHTGALLPMEKELIKINEQFGEVLAEAGREMSPSVIANYAFLLAQTFNSFYAKKESGKYIYSVRDAESEDKRKLRLQIASLTANTIRQSMKLLGIRVPERM from the coding sequence ATGAGCGTAGTTGCTTCCATCAAACAGGCCGCCGCGGCGGCAGTACGGGCGCTGTACCAGCAGCCCTTCACCGCGGCGGATGTATCCGTCAACACCACCAAGCCCGAATTCGAAGGCGAGTATACCATCGTTGTGTTCCCCTTTACGAAATTCAGCCGCCAGAAGCCCGAAGAAACCGGGCAAGCCCTCGGCGCCTGGCTGGCGGAAAACCATCCGGACCTCGTGGCCGGTTTCAATGTAGTGAAAGGCTTCCTCAACCTCACCGTGCACGACCAGTTCTGGACGGCGTTTGTGCAGGAGGCGCACCATAACGTTAACGTGGGCCAGCAGCCCGCCAACGGCAAAAAGGTGATGGTGGAATATTCTTCCCCCAACACCAACAAACCCCTCCACCTGGGGCACCTCCGCAACAACTTCCTCGGCTTCTCCGTGTCGGAAATCCTCAAAGCCAACGGCAACGAGGTGATCAAGGCCAACCTGGTGAACGACCGCGGCATTCATATCTGCAAATCCATGCTGGCCTGGCAGCTCTTTGCGCATGGCGATACGCCGGAGTCGACGGGTATAAAAGGCGACCACCTGGTAGGGGATTACTACGTCCATTTCGAATCCATCCTGCGCGACCAGGCCGAACCGATCATCTCCCGCGTACTGGAAGGCAATTTCAAAGATTTCGAAGGCGAACAACTGGAAAGGATCACCAAACTCCACACCGCGCTGCATAAGCCAGAAGTGCAGAACGACGCCGAGAAGTCCGGGAAGATCAAAGACGAAATCAAGGAACTCTCCCGCAACCGCACCGAGATCATGCAGCAGGCCAAAATCATGCTGCAGCAGTGGGAAGCCGGTAATCCCGAAGTCCGCGCGCTCTGGCAAACGATGAACAGCTGGGTGTACGAAGGTTTTGAAAAGACTTACCAGCGCCTGGGCATCGATTTCGACAAAATGTATTTCGAAAGCAATACTTACCTGCTGGGGAAAGATGTGGTGGAAGAAGGCCTCCGCAAGGGCGTTTTCTTCAAAAAAGCCGATAACTCCGTGTGGATCGACCTCACCGCCGACGGGCTCGACGAAAAGCTCGTGCTCCGTGGCGACGGCACTTCCGTGTACATCACCCAGGACATCGGTACCGCGCGCCTCAAATACGACGACTACCAGATGGACCAAAGCATCTACGTGGTGGCCGACGAGCAGAATTACCACTTCAAGGTGCTGAAACTCATCATGCAGAAGCTCGGCGAGCCCTCGGCCGACGGTATCGCCCACCTCTCCTACGGTATGGTGGAACTGCCGCACGGGCGGATGAAAAGCCGCGAAGGCACCGTGGTGGACGCAGACGACCTGGTGGAAGAAATGGTGAGCACCGCCGCCAGATACACCGAAGAACTCGGTAAAGTGAAAGATTTCACGGAAGAAGAATTGCGCGAACTGTACGAAACCATCGGGCTCGGCGCCATGAAATTTTTCCTTCTGAAAGTGGACCCGAAAAAGAAAATGGTCTTCAACCCGGAAGAATCCATCGATATCCATGGCTTCACCGGTCCGTTCATTCAATACAGCCACGCCCGTATCCGCTCGATCCTGCGCGAATTTTCGGCGGAAGACCTCGCGTCGCTGGCTTCCTACCGCCATACCGGCGCCCTCCTGCCCATGGAAAAGGAGCTGATCAAGATCAACGAACAGTTCGGTGAAGTGCTGGCGGAAGCCGGCCGCGAAATGAGCCCCTCCGTGATCGCGAACTACGCCTTCCTCCTGGCGCAAACCTTCAACTCGTTCTACGCCAAAAAGGAAAGCGGGAAATACATTTACTCCGTCCGCGACGCCGAAAGCGAAGACAAGCGCAAGCTGCGCCTGCAGATCGCTTCACTGACCGCCAATACCATCCGCCAATCCATGAAGTTGCTGGGTATCCGGGTGCCTGAAAGAATGTAG
- a CDS encoding tetratricopeptide repeat protein: protein MFLYRCILILCLAGAATEPMAATVAPSGRDRATDLYKKGEQCMLEGRLDDAERCFADAIGANRKYAAPYLQLAVLHRLRQNRELARQQYLQLLAEVPEERYAMAGLAEVYYEEKAWEDALAWALRARELDVPHMDAIIGMSYASLDHAAESIRALERSLAEDPLQPMICKTLARLYAQEENYGAALRIYEKALKADSTSADLYLESGMMHFNMENYKNAAGAFEMAARYGTSGDADLYVNLGTAYLQQAAYDNAIQNFKKALQLRSSDIRIMQQLAHAYFKQQNYVQAAMQWNRILVLQPQNAFAMFMLGKSYICSGEVVKGQSICDQAMQLH from the coding sequence ATGTTCCTATACCGCTGTATCCTTATCCTATGCCTCGCCGGCGCGGCTACTGAGCCGATGGCCGCTACGGTTGCTCCGTCCGGACGCGACCGTGCTACCGATTTATACAAGAAGGGAGAACAATGCATGCTGGAAGGCCGGCTGGACGACGCGGAGCGTTGCTTTGCAGACGCCATCGGGGCCAACCGGAAGTATGCGGCGCCGTATCTGCAGCTGGCGGTTTTGCACCGGTTGCGGCAAAACCGGGAGCTGGCCCGGCAGCAATACCTGCAATTGCTGGCGGAAGTGCCGGAGGAAAGGTATGCGATGGCAGGGCTTGCGGAGGTGTATTACGAGGAAAAGGCCTGGGAAGATGCGCTCGCCTGGGCTTTGCGCGCCCGGGAGCTGGACGTTCCGCATATGGATGCGATCATCGGCATGAGTTACGCCTCGCTCGACCATGCCGCGGAATCCATCCGGGCGCTGGAGCGCTCGCTGGCGGAAGATCCCCTGCAGCCCATGATCTGCAAAACGCTGGCGCGCCTGTATGCGCAGGAAGAGAATTATGGCGCGGCACTCAGAATTTACGAAAAAGCACTGAAGGCAGACAGTACGTCTGCGGATTTATATTTGGAATCAGGAATGATGCATTTTAACATGGAAAACTACAAAAACGCCGCCGGCGCATTCGAAATGGCTGCCAGGTACGGAACTTCCGGCGATGCAGATCTTTATGTAAACCTGGGAACGGCTTACCTGCAACAGGCCGCATACGACAACGCCATTCAAAATTTTAAGAAAGCACTGCAGCTGCGGAGTTCCGACATCCGCATCATGCAACAGCTCGCCCATGCCTACTTTAAACAGCAAAATTACGTACAGGCCGCCATGCAATGGAACAGGATACTCGTGCTGCAACCGCAGAACGCGTTCGCCATGTTCATGCTCGGAAAATCTTATATATGCTCGGGGGAAGTGGTGAAGGGACAAAGCATTTGCGATCAGGCGATGCAGTTGCATTAA
- a CDS encoding cytidine deaminase produces the protein METKTRHIIEFETYADSSALPPEDAALLRQARSATKDAYAPYSRFRVGAAALLESGEILTGTNQENASYPVGICAERTVLSAASSLFPNLPVLAIAVSYDNELAPSTEPIAPCGICRQTLMEYTARFSRPIRLILAGQTGKVIVVADSADLMPLSFSAKSMK, from the coding sequence ATGGAAACAAAAACCCGGCACATCATCGAGTTCGAGACATATGCAGACAGCAGTGCCCTTCCGCCCGAAGACGCCGCCCTGCTCCGTCAGGCCCGCAGCGCCACGAAAGACGCCTATGCGCCTTATTCCCGCTTCCGGGTGGGGGCCGCCGCGCTTCTGGAAAGCGGGGAAATCCTCACCGGCACCAATCAGGAAAACGCCAGTTACCCTGTGGGGATCTGCGCCGAGCGGACCGTTCTTTCCGCCGCCTCCAGCCTGTTCCCGAACCTTCCCGTGCTGGCCATCGCCGTTAGCTACGACAACGAGCTGGCGCCTTCTACCGAGCCTATCGCGCCCTGCGGCATCTGCCGGCAGACGCTCATGGAGTACACGGCCCGGTTTTCCCGACCCATCCGGCTGATCCTGGCGGGACAGACGGGAAAGGTGATCGTGGTGGCCGACAGCGCCGACCTGATGCCTTTATCATTTTCTGCAAAAAGTATGAAATAA
- a CDS encoding IS110 family transposase — protein METLVRQSIGIDISKDSFTACLCQLFAKGKYSFSEVRTFENGMKGFNQLIKWVRKSCSSSIPVSWAMEATGTYYEPLAYHLHRLQFRVSVLLPNKVKHYGKSLNVKSKTDAQDAVIIAQMAAERQLEQWQPAAPIFKQLRSLTRLYTDLKAERTAFINRLKSAQAGHEPSAFLMTSLKGIIRKLETEIDKCSAAITKLVKQEQRLQEKVDKLLTIKGIGVITIAIILAETQGFELIANARQLASYAGYDVVRRESGTSVKGKTRISKKGNGRIRAALHFPALVASRYNAALSAVYQRINQGNKASKMIGATALQRKILLLTYAMWKNGTTYKEKQADLNSLPAQDEQKICSPLLP, from the coding sequence ATGGAAACACTGGTGCGCCAAAGCATAGGGATTGACATTTCCAAGGACTCATTTACGGCATGTCTTTGTCAGTTGTTCGCTAAGGGAAAGTATTCTTTCAGCGAGGTCCGGACCTTTGAAAACGGCATGAAAGGTTTCAACCAGCTTATCAAATGGGTGCGTAAATCCTGTTCGTCATCGATACCGGTTAGTTGGGCGATGGAAGCGACGGGTACCTATTACGAGCCACTGGCTTATCATTTACATAGATTGCAGTTCCGGGTCTCGGTGTTGTTACCCAATAAAGTAAAGCACTATGGCAAGAGCCTGAACGTTAAGTCCAAGACGGACGCGCAGGATGCAGTTATTATCGCCCAAATGGCGGCGGAAAGACAGCTGGAGCAATGGCAGCCTGCCGCCCCGATATTCAAACAACTAAGAAGCCTTACCCGGTTGTATACGGATCTGAAAGCAGAACGTACCGCTTTCATCAACCGGTTAAAAAGCGCCCAGGCGGGGCATGAGCCCTCAGCTTTCCTCATGACATCGCTCAAAGGTATAATCCGGAAACTGGAAACAGAGATCGATAAGTGCAGTGCGGCTATAACCAAGCTTGTTAAGCAGGAGCAGCGGCTACAGGAAAAAGTAGATAAGTTATTGACAATTAAAGGGATAGGAGTAATTACAATTGCGATCATACTGGCTGAAACACAAGGGTTTGAACTCATTGCCAATGCCAGGCAGTTAGCAAGCTATGCGGGCTATGATGTGGTCAGAAGGGAGTCAGGAACCAGTGTCAAGGGCAAAACCCGGATATCAAAGAAAGGAAATGGCAGGATCAGGGCCGCTCTTCACTTTCCCGCATTAGTTGCATCCCGGTACAATGCCGCGCTATCTGCTGTCTACCAACGGATCAACCAGGGAAATAAAGCCAGTAAAATGATAGGTGCTACCGCATTGCAACGTAAAATATTGCTGCTGACTTATGCAATGTGGAAGAATGGAACTACCTATAAAGAAAAACAGGCAGACCTTAACAGTCTGCCTGCACAGGATGAACAAAAAATATGTTCTCCTTTGTTACCATAA
- the lepB gene encoding signal peptidase I — protein sequence MNLVFWKKKDGQPKKKKSAVREWLDAAIFAIIAATLIRTFIFEAYTIPTPSMEKTLLVNDFLFVSKVSYGPRIPMTPLSVPFTHHTLPLTKYTKAYSEAVQWKYRRLPGFSDIKRNDVVVFNFPEGDTVALEVQENTVYSDLVRTQGRESVWNSYRVISRPVDKRENYIKRCVGIPGDSLMIRDGIIVVNGVAETPPPDGERYYTVQTRDGGSLNPMRLEELGIDEYNGGNQLNMTPGQAKAVEGLGEAVTGVTPVISDWGMDVWPHDTANYKFSIDNFGPIYIPKKGATVKLDSASINMYRRIIQVYEGNTLEEKGPNQFFINGQPATTYTFKMDYYWMMGDNRHRSLDSRFWGYVPEDHIVGKAWLIWMSYGQNGIRWSRLFRTIR from the coding sequence ATGAACCTGGTATTTTGGAAGAAGAAGGACGGCCAGCCGAAGAAAAAGAAGTCCGCGGTGCGGGAATGGCTGGATGCTGCCATCTTCGCCATTATTGCGGCCACCCTGATCCGGACATTTATTTTCGAAGCCTACACTATCCCTACGCCTTCCATGGAGAAAACGCTGCTGGTCAACGATTTCCTCTTCGTGAGCAAAGTTAGTTACGGTCCGCGCATCCCCATGACACCGCTGTCCGTGCCCTTTACCCATCATACCCTTCCGCTGACCAAATACACCAAAGCGTATTCTGAAGCCGTGCAGTGGAAATACCGCCGTTTGCCCGGTTTCTCCGATATTAAGCGGAATGATGTGGTGGTGTTCAACTTTCCCGAAGGCGATACCGTGGCACTCGAAGTACAAGAAAACACCGTTTACTCCGATCTTGTTCGCACGCAAGGCCGGGAATCTGTCTGGAATAGCTACCGCGTAATCTCCCGCCCTGTGGATAAACGTGAAAACTATATCAAACGTTGCGTGGGTATCCCGGGCGACAGCCTCATGATCCGCGACGGCATTATTGTGGTAAACGGCGTAGCTGAAACCCCGCCGCCCGACGGAGAACGCTATTACACCGTACAAACCCGCGATGGCGGCTCCCTCAACCCCATGCGCCTCGAAGAGCTGGGGATTGATGAGTACAACGGCGGCAACCAGCTGAATATGACCCCCGGACAGGCTAAAGCTGTGGAAGGTCTCGGCGAAGCCGTAACCGGCGTAACGCCCGTGATCTCCGACTGGGGAATGGATGTTTGGCCCCACGATACAGCCAATTACAAGTTCTCCATCGATAACTTCGGACCGATTTACATCCCGAAAAAAGGCGCTACGGTGAAGCTCGACAGCGCTTCCATCAACATGTACCGCCGCATTATACAGGTGTATGAAGGCAATACGCTGGAGGAAAAAGGCCCCAACCAGTTTTTCATCAACGGCCAGCCCGCCACCACGTATACTTTCAAAATGGATTATTACTGGATGATGGGCGATAACCGCCACCGTTCCCTCGATTCCCGCTTCTGGGGATACGTGCCGGAAGACCACATCGTCGGCAAAGCCTGGCTGATCTGGATGAGCTACGGGCAAAACGGCATCCGCTGGAGCCGCCTGTTCCGCACCATCCGCTAA
- a CDS encoding MerR family transcriptional regulator: protein MNSFTIKDIESLTGIKAHTIRIWEQRYNVLRPKRKDTNHRVYDNGDLKHIMRIAYLYRHGYKISKIVGMTEEEIKQLSLEETGHKGNHLYQVYINQLVEAMIDFDQIRFEKIFHNVLLRMGFEQCILKVIYPYLERIGLLWLVDCVIPAQEHFAANIIRKKLMVAIDGLDIPQHPTECFMVFLPEGEWHEIPLLFMHYMLKRNGCTVVNFGANVPLEDLLFYTDRKQVDHIYTHIITNFPQRTLDNFVKDLGRLFPTIPVTISGPQIARISVPIPENVKVLLSMDEVLQYARRKQVPAS from the coding sequence TTGAACAGCTTTACGATAAAAGATATTGAAAGCCTGACCGGCATTAAGGCGCATACCATCCGCATATGGGAGCAGCGCTACAATGTGCTGCGCCCAAAGCGGAAAGACACGAATCACCGCGTTTACGACAACGGCGACCTGAAGCACATCATGCGCATTGCGTACCTATACCGGCATGGTTACAAGATTTCGAAAATCGTGGGGATGACGGAAGAGGAAATAAAACAGCTTTCGCTGGAAGAAACCGGTCATAAAGGCAACCACCTCTACCAGGTTTATATCAACCAGCTGGTGGAAGCGATGATCGACTTCGACCAGATCCGTTTCGAAAAGATCTTTCATAACGTGTTGCTCCGCATGGGATTCGAGCAATGCATCCTCAAAGTCATCTACCCGTACCTGGAACGCATCGGCCTGCTCTGGCTGGTGGACTGTGTTATCCCCGCACAGGAACATTTCGCCGCCAATATCATCCGCAAAAAACTCATGGTTGCCATCGACGGGCTCGACATTCCGCAGCACCCGACCGAGTGCTTCATGGTATTCCTTCCGGAAGGAGAATGGCACGAAATCCCCCTGCTGTTTATGCATTATATGCTGAAGAGAAACGGCTGTACAGTGGTGAACTTCGGCGCCAACGTCCCGCTGGAAGACCTCCTCTTCTACACCGACCGCAAGCAGGTCGATCATATCTACACCCACATCATCACCAACTTCCCGCAGCGCACGCTCGACAATTTCGTGAAAGACCTCGGCCGCCTGTTTCCCACCATCCCCGTCACGATTTCCGGACCGCAGATCGCGCGCATCTCCGTACCCATCCCCGAAAACGTGAAAGTGCTCCTTTCGATGGATGAGGTGCTCCAATACGCCCGCCGCAAGCAGGTGCCCGCTTCCTGA